CTGCCATTTCATGTCACCTGGTTAGTGGCCACCACGCTGCCTGTCTGGATGACAAGGGGAGTGTTCTCCACCATGTGGATAGTGCTGATGGGCTACAAGGTGGATATCACCTCTTCCTTCAGGATTTCATTAGAACCAACTAAACTAAACTGAACCCCAGCAAATTTGGAAGCTCACAGCGAAGAGGCTTTTCCACCTCGAGGCTTTTTGTCCCCAGATGGTGACATTAGGCTGTGGGGGGGCCAgctgtgtgcacttgcagcatgTCTGGGCTTCTAGAGGTGGAAGATGTGACAGGTATCACCACCAAGTTTGCAACTCCCCAAGCTAGGgatcagaaggaaaagctggttcaccctccccaccatgtgcaacagcagcagggggcTCTGATTAAAGTTGTAGTACAAACTGCTCAGAGTTTACAGTGCACACTTGCAATGGGGTGTAAGTTGGTGctcagggcagggaggctgccaCATCCATTAGAAGCCACTGTGGCTAGATGCAGACCACAGAGCGACGTCTTCAAGTTCTTCAGAAACCCATGCTCCAGTGTCCCACCCTACACCCCAGCAGGATGAGGACCAGcactggagcctttccaagctgcttgaggTGCAGGACGAGGCCACGTGTGGCCAGGAAGCACCATGTTGCTAATGGAGCCACATAGTGCAGAGCAGAAACCGCAGGGCAGGGTGACTCAGGAACTCGCTGGCAGCACGCTGATGGAAAGCTTACTCTGCcacaagaaagagaagaggggggaaaaaaactgaCTTTTgctgaaaataatttaaaaggaTGGAAAGAATACAAGAAATGATCAGTCTCaccacaagaaagctgctgcagaagagagcaaagcaagcagcagtgccATGCCACAGCCCAGCACGTGCAGCatcagaggagctcagccccactgcagcccctgggctttGGGTAAGCTTTGCACCCTGCTTGCACCTTCCCcacaccctgcctgcaccctgccagaCCAGCACACCTCCTACCAGCTCTTGAACCATCTTCTCTAGCACCAAAGCAAACAGCCCGATTCCAGCCATGCTGCAACTCCCACTCACGGCTGTAAATCTCCTCCAGCCCAGTGGAGTGTATGGCACATcttggggttggctgaaggggTGTGAAAAGGTCCtctgaagtgaaaagaaaaccaaattcTTTTTCTCTGAGGTGGAACATGGTGAATTGCATGAGAAAGTGCTCTTCTACTTGGCCACCAAAACAGCAAATGAAGAGCTCCAAGGGAAGAAGAAATAGGGGTGAGAAAACATTTTGTTCTTGAAAACTAAGAGAAAGGAACTTCACCAAATACATCACACCACTTAAAGCATGAATCAAGAAGTTGTGTCCAAAACAGTCCCAGCAGTGCAGCTAGGACCCGTATGCAGTCTCAGTCTGCTGCAGCCATCACTGTCAGAGCACACAGCCATTACACTGAGCAGTTTCAAAATGGCTTAAGTGCCTCTAGGGCATTAAAGGAGCACTGAACACTCAAAAGACAATGATCAAACACTTCAGATGCAGCCAAGTTAAACCCAGAGCTGAATGCCCCCAAAGCCCAGGGAAAGCAAAACTTCCCAAATGAGGCACAAAAATTACcaccaaaaaaataaagaaggaagATGCTGAGGAAGAGAAATCCACAGGTCTCAAAGATCCCTCCCACTTTGGCTTAACTGAATTCACGTCTGTGGGTCTCACTCAGGCAGGAGgcaacaagaggaaatggttaatAGCCTTTGCAAATAAATACAGCCAGAGCCTGAGGCCTTTCAGCTACTTCTCAGAAATTAGGTGGGGCCCCCCACAAACGATTTGCATGAGCAACCTCTGACCCTGtggggaaaggcagcagcccaggatgcgGAAGGAATGTGGGGGCAGCGATGAGCAAACAGCAAGAATGAAGCGTGATGGAGCAAAGATACAAACCTGGTCCCAAAACAAGCAGAAatgtgcagggctgagcagggcaaTGGTAACAGCAATGTAAAGGTACCTCATGGGTGTGGCACGGGGCTACCACCAccttctgcacagcagcagcctgctgcttttGTCAGTGGGCAAAGCTGATGCCCATGCTGGCAGTACTAAGGGCTCTGATGGATCATTTCTAGTGAGCAGTGCTGCTAAAGGCTGTGGaaatcaggagctgctgctgttcagtttCAGCAACCCACTTGTGCTCAAAACACACTGGTGTAGGACTTGCTGTCAGCTGGGATTCACCTGTGCATCCTGAGCAGAACCCTGGCAGAGGCACTCCCTGCCTCCCGGTGTGGGCTGCACCTTGCCTGCAGAGCTCGAATGCCatgtccctgccagccctgctgcatgtGGTGTCCCAGTCcagccactgctcagcagcagcagcaggaggctcagCACTGGGACTGGATGTGCCTTCACAATATTTCCACCCAAAGCACCCGGGGAACTTTCTCACCTGCGTCAGCCACTGCACGTAGGAAGCAAGATCATGGAGATCGCTGCATCAAGATAAACAGCGGGGGAAGCAGGATGTCAGCTTCTCAGGAGGGAGCTGTGTCATACACAAACTGCCATTCACATCTTCCTTGggatgggcagcagctgtggaaatgGACAACAGCTCAAGGCTGTGATGGGCCCTTCCAGAAGATGCACCAATTTCCCGGAGGAAAGGAGCAGTCCGCGCTGGCAGTTGGGATGCACaagccagaggcagggagggaccaCACAGTCTGGCAGCAACACACGGCCAGGATTTGCACACCTGAAGTTGTGCAACACATTTGCCGCTGTTCTGTGGCGTGTCTAAGTTGGAGACACATGGACATGATGGATGAACTGCTCAGTGGATAAgtaattggctggatggttacCATTAAAGTCCTGTGGTCAATGGCTTGATGTCCAAGTGGAAACTAGTGGTGTTGCTCACAGGGAGGtgtttctccccctctattcacTCTTGCAAGGCACCACTTGGAGCAATGCATTCAGCTGTGGACCCCACACTGTAAGAAGGAGAATGGACCTGTTGGAacaagtctggagaagggccatgaagatgaacAAGGGGCTGGCTGAGagtgttggggttgttcagcctggagaagagaaagctctggggagactttatcctcaaaggggacctacagaaagaGAAGGGTCCATCATCAGGGACTGCAGCAATAGGCTGGCAACGGTTTCAAACTGAAGGAGCAGATTTAGGTTAGTTGTTAGGAattctgtgagggtggtgaggcacaggcacacgttgcccagagaagctgtggatggcttctccctgcagatgttccagacctggctggatggggcttcgagcaacctcatctggcagaaaagtgtccctgcccctggcacggAGGCCTGAACtagaaagtctcttccaatccaaaccatatCAGTTCTACAAACTGGGGGGACTGTGTTTTGTAATGGTAATCATTTCACGTcgccctctcctctcttcttagTCCAGAACTGCACTCGCtgctcccacagcagcctgcagctcccagcgaAGCTCTGGAGCCAGAGCCGGAGACTCGGACATCAAAACAACCTCCCCGCACAGAGGCCATAGGCTTCCGGAGTCCCTGGGCACGGGAACCCCTCTGACACTGCCCACACCTCCCTAGTCCCGCACCTCCCTGCGGCGCCAtaagcacagtgcccagcagcaccccacgGCTACTCGCGAGCGCGGCGGGGAGTGGGGGGGAAGTGCCGGGAGTGAGGGGCGGTGCCGGCAGTGAGGGGCGGTGCCGGCAGTGGGGGGCGGTGCCGGCAGTGGGGGGCGGTGCCGGCAGTGGGGGGCGGTGCCGGCAGTGAGGGGCGGTGCCGGCAGTGAGGGACGGTGCCGGCAGTGAGGGGCGGTGCCGGCAGTGAGGGGCGGTGCCGGCAGTGAGGGACGGTGCCGGGACTGAGGGGCGGTGCCGGGACTGAGGGGCGGTGCCGGGAGTGAGGGGGCGGTGCCTGGAGTGGGGGGCGGTGCCGGGACTGAGGGGCGGTGCCGGCAGTGAGGGACGGTGCTGAGCGTGAGGGGCGGTGCCAGGAGTGGAGGGGCGGTGCCGGCAGTGAGGGGCGGTGCCGGGGGTGAGGGGCGGTGCCAGGAGTGGAGGGGCGGTGCCGGCAGTGAGGGGCGGTGCCGGGCGTGAGGGGCGGTGCCGGAAGTGCGGGGTGTTGCCGGAAGTGCGGGGTGTTGCCGGAAGTGCGGGGTGTTGCCGCGGCAACCAAGGCTGCGGCCATGGGCGAGCTGGGTTCGGATGATGCGGATGGAAACACCTACAGCTTACGACCCAGCCTCCAGCGCCGGTGAGCCCGAGGAGGTCTGGGCTGCTCCGTGGTGCTGGACCTGGAGGTTGTGGGAGGGAAGAGGCTCCTTGGCGTGGGAATACACCGGGGGGTTTTGGGTGTGGGGCTGGGACCCTGGGGATGAGGGGACTGCGGTGGGATTGTCGGGGAGCATAGAGGGGTGGCGTGGGGCTATGAGGGCTGGGAAGACGTTGGGAATGGGGGAGGTCCGAGGGGGTGAGGAGTAAGGGGGCACCTGGGCTCCCAGACCAACCTTGACGTGGGATGtagggggacagggatgggaggagaaaggagagcacaGCTGGGAGCACCAGTGGCAGGGCAGCCTCGGATGGGACTGGTTTTGCACCTGTGTTTATTGGTGCTTGTTTTTTGGTGAGGCTGGTTAAGTATTGTCATCTtagctggggtttttttacccCTCGCGTTTTCActgtgatttgtttgtttgtttttaactctGTGCCAGCTGTTTTTTACCCAGACGGGGTTATGTATCTTTCTACATGATGTGTTAACTTTATGGGCCttctgttgcctttttttttttcccctgacagGTTTAAATCATCCACAGTAAAAGAATGCATCCATGCAATACTGAAGGAGAAGCTGGCCAACGTACAGTACATACCAGAAAAAATGCCTCAGCTTACAATGTCCTTATCAGAGGCAATAAAAGACAGACTGAAGGGTAAGGAGGCTCACTGGGGAAGTCACTTCTTTTCTTACTGTGTGCCCTCCCTTCTGACAAAATCCCATTTTCCTCCTTTATTCATGCATTATCCTCCCCCATTAACTGACTCAAGTCAACTGTTACGAAACAATCTGGCCTATATACACACATTCCTTGCCTGCAGCACTAGAAACCTGATTCAATCAGACAAGATTTGGGTTTGTATAGACTGGCTGGTGTGGGATGTCAGCCCCAGAAGGGgcatggggagaaaaaaagctgcATTAGGGAGGAAAAAGCTGCATTAGGGAGGAAAAAGCTGCATTAGGGAGGAAAAAGCTGCATTAGGGAGAAAAAAGCTGCATTAGGGAGGAAAAAGCTGCATTAGGGAGGAAAAAGCTGCATTAGGGAGGAAAAAGCTGCATTAGGGAGAAAAAATGAGTGATGCTCATTGCTTTAATAAAATAAatgttccttcttttttttcttctgctgcaaGTTAGATCAGAGTTGGGGCAGAGTGGAATCGGAGGTAGATCATAATGAGGCTCAGTAGAAGCAAAGTAGGAGTTAGGAGCACAGTCAGCCAAGGAAGGGTGTGACTATAACGCTGGGAAAAAGTCATGGTGGTGCCGTG
The sequence above is a segment of the Pogoniulus pusillus isolate bPogPus1 chromosome 26, bPogPus1.pri, whole genome shotgun sequence genome. Coding sequences within it:
- the DYNLT2B gene encoding dynein light chain Tctex-type protein 2B isoform X3, with product MGELGSDDADGNTYSLRPSLQRRFKSSTVKECIHAILKEKLANVQYIPEKMPQLTMSLSEAIKDRLKEEGFDRYKMVVQVVIGEQRGEGVNMSARCFWDADTDSYAHDVFMNDSLFCVVAAFGCYYY
- the DYNLT2B gene encoding dynein light chain Tctex-type protein 2B isoform X2 — encoded protein: MMRMETPTAYDPASSAGEPEEVWAAPWCWTWRFKSSTVKECIHAILKEKLANVQYIPEKMPQLTMSLSEAIKDRLKEEGFDRYKMVVQVVIGEQRGEGVNMSARCFWDADTDSYAHDVFMNVGKGSTRDKVLS
- the DYNLT2B gene encoding dynein light chain Tctex-type protein 2B isoform X1, giving the protein MMRMETPTAYDPASSAGEPEEVWAAPWCWTWRFKSSTVKECIHAILKEKLANVQYIPEKMPQLTMSLSEAIKDRLKEEGFDRYKMVVQVVIGEQRGEGVNMSARCFWDADTDSYAHDVFMNDSLFCVVAAFGCYYY